In Xanthocytophaga agilis, a genomic segment contains:
- a CDS encoding outer membrane beta-barrel protein, producing MLNEKELEEIRRKMMELEEEPPVQGWASIQAEIQPKRRWRLFGWLAVLLLVTGTVALLIKYRDHISLNKPAPEMAGNNRPVTESTHKNNKTQNTESADTPSLHILSTQQEKVASANRKPIRSVNKPTITISKSKNKTKPSETSGEGSTLLTDRHKTLKTVTRTQFSELPADSPSDDLTIVANTSKKKLYRKRGNSVRRPDAKVLNEPVHTAVTHSIKQGTPIQKDNDFRKGTGNDSVELFVPSIHSLAFRDITLQQTGAVRLPAITPRFQPDSIPQVESPIKPTIPSENRAGWSVGLFVAPRYTFRTFVPSTSDDIVIIRMNNANSSLKDRLEYVWGLNVRRYITKRFSVESHLMVSQLSEKLGYSYRTDHIEELIRTVTAPNQVTITPVYETGQRQVVSDYTYSGLRIAATYYFKANGRHRFNLTMGSGVNLLLKGQTRQYVNGQLDQTTTFPSKENVLKQVNYTILAGIGYNYMLNHNYELTIMPAFNYSLESTYTQQAPFGLRPYSVGVHLQLMRKLGK from the coding sequence ATGCTGAACGAAAAAGAACTGGAAGAAATCCGTCGCAAAATGATGGAACTCGAAGAGGAGCCCCCTGTGCAAGGTTGGGCATCTATTCAGGCAGAGATACAACCTAAGCGTCGCTGGCGTCTGTTTGGCTGGCTGGCAGTACTGCTGTTGGTCACAGGAACAGTTGCTTTGCTGATAAAGTATAGAGATCATATCTCACTAAACAAACCTGCTCCTGAAATGGCAGGAAATAATCGTCCGGTAACAGAGTCAACTCATAAAAACAATAAAACTCAAAATACAGAATCAGCAGATACACCATCTTTACATATATTATCCACTCAACAAGAAAAGGTAGCATCAGCAAACAGAAAACCTATACGATCTGTTAATAAACCAACTATAACTATTTCCAAATCTAAAAACAAGACTAAACCATCAGAGACATCCGGAGAAGGAAGTACTCTGCTTACTGATCGCCATAAAACACTAAAAACAGTTACCAGAACTCAGTTTTCAGAACTACCTGCGGATTCTCCATCAGATGATTTGACAATAGTAGCCAATACATCCAAAAAGAAATTGTATCGTAAACGAGGTAATTCAGTCCGAAGACCGGATGCAAAGGTTTTGAATGAACCAGTACATACAGCCGTCACACATTCTATAAAACAGGGTACTCCTATTCAAAAGGATAATGACTTCAGAAAAGGAACAGGTAACGATTCTGTTGAACTGTTTGTGCCTTCTATCCATTCCCTGGCATTCCGGGATATTACACTTCAACAAACCGGAGCCGTTAGACTACCTGCTATTACACCAAGATTTCAACCTGACAGTATACCACAAGTAGAGTCTCCGATTAAACCTACTATTCCCTCTGAAAATAGAGCTGGATGGTCTGTCGGTCTGTTTGTCGCACCACGTTATACCTTCCGAACATTTGTTCCATCCACCTCAGATGATATTGTGATCATCCGGATGAATAATGCTAACTCTTCTCTCAAAGATCGTCTGGAGTATGTATGGGGGCTGAATGTACGCAGATACATTACGAAGAGATTTTCAGTGGAAAGTCATCTGATGGTATCTCAACTTAGTGAGAAGCTAGGCTATTCCTACAGAACAGATCACATTGAGGAACTTATTCGTACAGTGACTGCTCCAAATCAGGTTACGATAACACCCGTATATGAAACCGGACAGAGACAGGTAGTAAGCGATTATACCTATAGTGGACTTAGAATAGCTGCTACTTATTATTTTAAGGCGAATGGACGCCACAGGTTTAATCTGACTATGGGAAGTGGTGTCAATTTGTTACTCAAAGGCCAGACTCGTCAGTATGTAAACGGCCAATTGGATCAAACGACTACATTTCCTTCAAAAGAGAATGTATTAAAGCAGGTAAACTATACTATTCTGGCGGGTATTGGCTACAACTACATGTTGAATCACAACTACGAATTAACGATCATGCCTGCATTTAATTATTCGTTGGAATCTACCTATACTCAGCAAGCTCCATTTGGATTGCGTCCCTATTCGGTAGGAGTTCACTTACAACTAATGCGAAAGCTGGGTAAGTAG
- a CDS encoding ATP-binding cassette domain-containing protein yields the protein MFSSDLANDASLKNVLEVDSIMLSFGSRNIVTDCYLQCCTGDIMGLLGRNGCGKSSLLKIIFGTLETENKSIRINKQVYTHPYKEGHLIAYLPQHGFLPQSLTLKKIIDLYIHTDSGKTTLLSDERVKSLYAKRVSELSGGERRYFEVLLLISMDVKFILLDEPFSYVEPIYRQTIMDLIRRYTSHIGFIITDHDYRNIIEISDRIVLLTNGVCKHIKNLEELERWGYLPPGKLEH from the coding sequence ATGTTTTCTTCTGATCTGGCAAATGATGCCTCTCTAAAAAATGTACTGGAGGTAGATAGCATTATGCTTTCTTTTGGTTCCAGAAACATCGTAACAGATTGTTACCTGCAATGTTGTACAGGAGATATAATGGGTCTTCTGGGGAGAAATGGCTGTGGGAAATCTTCACTGTTAAAGATTATCTTTGGAACCCTGGAGACAGAAAATAAAAGTATCCGGATCAACAAACAGGTATATACCCATCCGTATAAGGAAGGCCATCTGATAGCTTATTTACCACAACACGGTTTTTTGCCCCAAAGCCTGACACTGAAAAAAATCATAGATTTATATATTCACACCGATTCTGGCAAAACCACTTTGCTGTCAGATGAAAGGGTAAAAAGTCTTTATGCCAAACGGGTTTCTGAATTATCAGGGGGTGAACGGAGGTACTTTGAGGTGCTGTTGTTGATTAGTATGGATGTCAAATTTATCTTGCTGGATGAGCCTTTTTCCTATGTGGAGCCAATATACAGACAAACTATTATGGATTTGATTCGTAGGTACACATCTCATATAGGGTTTATCATCACCGATCATGATTACCGGAATATTATCGAAATCAGTGATCGGATTGTATTACTTACAAATGGCGTCTGTAAGCATATCAAAAACCTGGAGGAACTGGAACGGTGGGGATATCTACCACCAGGTAAACTAGAGCATTGA
- a CDS encoding Ig-like domain-containing protein — MKSSLRHLGALTGSLVLLFLLGGCTTPEDIIPGSSDNFELYEDDVYAFGGGGIIRMDPLGNDSLKTAVTVTFGQPVHGTLSVQPDGDTYYQPDTEFFGTDSLTYQACSESTCKTQKIRLHIEVPLDPNNCTNVVRADSLQTTRNTPKGIRIFENDIICPMAGRSVYAPQLGTFRTIEYAGSYKNTIYVYQPPKDFTGEDSFRYRVYPDQNYNTYLEVIVKVKVN; from the coding sequence ATGAAAAGCTCTTTGCGCCATCTGGGAGCCCTGACGGGAAGTCTTGTACTCTTGTTTTTATTGGGAGGGTGTACAACTCCGGAAGATATAATCCCCGGATCATCTGATAACTTCGAGTTATATGAGGATGATGTCTATGCCTTTGGTGGAGGTGGAATTATACGGATGGACCCACTCGGAAATGATAGCCTGAAAACAGCTGTTACTGTTACCTTTGGTCAGCCCGTTCATGGCACACTGAGTGTACAACCCGATGGTGATACTTATTATCAGCCTGATACTGAATTCTTCGGGACAGACAGTCTGACCTATCAGGCATGTAGTGAAAGTACCTGCAAAACACAAAAAATACGGCTTCATATAGAAGTCCCTCTGGATCCCAATAACTGTACCAATGTTGTGAGGGCAGACTCTCTGCAAACAACCCGAAATACACCAAAAGGCATCCGGATATTTGAAAATGATATCATCTGTCCAATGGCTGGCAGGTCTGTCTATGCACCGCAGCTAGGCACATTTCGTACTATTGAGTATGCAGGTAGTTATAAAAACACCATTTATGTATACCAGCCACCGAAAGATTTTACTGGTGAAGATTCGTTTCGCTATCGGGTTTATCCGGACCAGAATTACAATACCTATCTGGAGGTGATTGTAAAGGTGAAAGTTAACTAA
- a CDS encoding SRPBCC domain-containing protein, whose protein sequence is MNNLLFDFTVDKSTKSVFVTREFDAELSLVWDAFTKKEILDQWWAPKPWVSKTKSMEFKVGGRRFYAMVSPEGHESWQIQDYTSISPKTNFKYVSVFADKDENPHLPGSNWDLNFSEQNGITKVSITIYNESLERMEQMIEMGFQGGFTMTLNELAVLLTTLSVEKK, encoded by the coding sequence ATGAATAATTTACTATTTGACTTTACGGTTGACAAATCAACCAAATCTGTATTCGTAACAAGAGAGTTTGATGCCGAGCTTTCACTTGTTTGGGACGCATTTACGAAAAAAGAAATCCTTGACCAATGGTGGGCACCCAAACCGTGGGTTTCCAAAACCAAATCAATGGAGTTCAAAGTCGGCGGACGAAGATTTTATGCAATGGTTAGCCCGGAAGGACACGAAAGCTGGCAAATACAAGACTATACGTCCATTAGCCCCAAAACTAACTTCAAATATGTAAGTGTATTTGCAGACAAAGACGAAAATCCTCATTTGCCAGGTTCGAATTGGGATTTGAATTTCAGTGAGCAAAATGGAATAACTAAAGTTAGCATTACTATTTACAACGAATCTCTTGAAAGAATGGAACAGATGATTGAAATGGGTTTCCAGGGAGGTTTCACTATGACACTAAACGAATTGGCAGTGTTGCTAACGACTTTATCAGTAGAGAAGAAATAA
- a CDS encoding metalloregulator ArsR/SmtB family transcription factor — protein MRRDIFQAVADPTRRAIIGLIALQAMTPNAIADNFNTTRQAVSKHLRILTECELVKQEQKGREIYYSLEIDKLKEVDKWMEQFRKIWETRYNQLDDVLVKLKNNKNE, from the coding sequence ATGCGTAGAGATATTTTTCAAGCCGTTGCAGACCCAACGAGACGAGCCATAATCGGCTTAATTGCATTACAGGCAATGACACCAAATGCCATTGCCGACAACTTCAACACGACACGACAAGCCGTGTCAAAACATTTACGCATTTTAACAGAATGCGAACTTGTCAAACAAGAACAAAAAGGAAGAGAAATCTACTACTCACTTGAAATTGACAAATTAAAAGAAGTAGACAAGTGGATGGAGCAATTCCGAAAAATCTGGGAGACTCGATATAATCAGCTAGACGATGTATTAGTAAAACTAAAAAACAATAAAAATGAATAA
- a CDS encoding sigma-70 family RNA polymerase sigma factor — MHSEQEIIAGCQQQKPAFQEKLYQLYSRKMMAVCMRYTRSRFEAEDIFHEAFVRVFANIRTYNGGSFEGWLRRIFVNTAINHYHKNRKYQDHLDYSLVEESSPAEDDIVSQISSQELLALINQLPEGYRLVFNLYVVEGFTHREIADMLQIAEGTSKSQLAKAKNYLKDLLHKYSISEKC, encoded by the coding sequence GTGCATTCAGAACAGGAAATCATTGCGGGATGTCAGCAGCAAAAACCAGCTTTTCAGGAAAAGCTGTATCAGCTCTATTCCCGTAAGATGATGGCTGTTTGTATGCGTTACACACGGTCCCGGTTTGAGGCAGAAGATATATTCCACGAAGCCTTTGTCAGGGTGTTTGCCAATATTCGCACATACAATGGGGGCTCTTTTGAAGGATGGTTACGACGTATTTTTGTGAATACTGCGATTAACCATTACCACAAAAACCGTAAATACCAGGATCATCTTGACTATAGTCTGGTAGAAGAAAGCTCTCCGGCAGAGGATGATATAGTAAGCCAGATCAGCAGTCAGGAATTGCTGGCACTCATCAATCAGTTACCAGAAGGGTATCGACTGGTATTTAATTTATATGTAGTAGAAGGATTCACCCATCGTGAAATTGCCGATATGCTCCAGATTGCCGAAGGAACTTCCAAGTCCCAGCTGGCAAAAGCGAAAAATTATCTAAAGGATCTTTTGCATAAATATTCAATCTCTGAGAAATGCTGA